A genomic window from Streptomyces spororaveus includes:
- a CDS encoding trypco2 family protein encodes MTDMREENQTSDLGLADMVSGLRRELEVAQQRALAEELKFSVEDVEIEASVQVTKSGGGKAGVQFWVVQAGGEFARSNASTHRIKLNLRLPETTHIGDSNKDPK; translated from the coding sequence ATGACGGACATGCGTGAGGAGAACCAGACCAGTGATCTGGGGCTCGCGGACATGGTCAGCGGGCTGCGCCGTGAGCTGGAAGTCGCACAGCAGCGAGCGCTGGCGGAGGAGCTGAAGTTCAGCGTCGAAGACGTCGAAATCGAAGCCTCCGTCCAGGTGACGAAGAGTGGCGGGGGCAAGGCCGGAGTGCAGTTCTGGGTGGTTCAGGCCGGTGGGGAGTTCGCGCGGAGCAACGCCTCCACTCACCGCATCAAGCTGAACCTCAGGCTGCCCGAGACCACGCACATCGGCGACTCAAACAAGGATCCGAAATGA
- a CDS encoding DUF1266 domain-containing protein translates to MSLTAGHEEGALPGPAASARGWQAPSAVERGLYEAKARGDWPAYYDLVARADLYMMQSRAYVDASGGSTRFHPYWNPQTRTACLAVYTGGMLPPPVADPVYNCYDLGWFAEVWNQNDPPYLVVNPGSPCEGVLPAGPEGLALWQRHSAPVERPGLAQDVVHTLEVGGPLTGPVAFGLAAGAHINVHNGRYWNSMAYHGCGYRDEKRMLERWWGVTTREDWQGTQAQLLRAGMVSGVWESALQLRRGMALDFAGPVDVDHWREAAGNAVRRRAEAAAEPHLTPDGVTPGRTVTAAELEGQVTGLQRLIGRIARYEARFRADGLLPAGGFVRSVEAWDYGRASGMARWGLAARLCSLQEAEAAVVQAGRLVQLNYRSWEDFSAAYILGRCLHFDEEEFGEWYETVLATHRALTADPASPWRTLDWN, encoded by the coding sequence ATGAGTTTGACAGCGGGTCACGAGGAAGGAGCCCTGCCCGGTCCGGCGGCATCGGCGCGGGGCTGGCAGGCGCCGAGCGCGGTCGAGCGGGGGCTGTACGAGGCGAAGGCGCGCGGCGACTGGCCCGCGTACTACGACCTCGTCGCACGGGCCGACCTGTACATGATGCAGTCGCGCGCCTACGTCGACGCGAGCGGGGGCAGCACCCGCTTCCACCCCTACTGGAACCCGCAGACCCGGACCGCGTGCCTGGCCGTCTACACCGGCGGCATGCTGCCGCCGCCCGTCGCCGACCCGGTCTACAACTGCTACGACCTGGGCTGGTTCGCGGAGGTCTGGAACCAGAACGACCCGCCCTACCTCGTCGTCAACCCCGGCAGCCCCTGCGAGGGCGTCCTGCCGGCCGGGCCGGAGGGCCTCGCCCTGTGGCAGCGTCACTCCGCCCCGGTCGAACGGCCGGGACTGGCCCAGGACGTCGTCCACACCCTGGAGGTGGGCGGCCCCCTCACCGGCCCCGTCGCCTTCGGTCTCGCGGCCGGCGCGCACATCAACGTGCACAACGGGCGCTACTGGAACTCGATGGCCTACCACGGCTGCGGCTACCGCGACGAGAAGCGCATGCTGGAACGCTGGTGGGGCGTCACCACCCGGGAGGACTGGCAGGGCACGCAGGCTCAGTTGCTGCGCGCCGGAATGGTCAGCGGGGTCTGGGAGTCCGCCCTGCAGCTTCGGCGCGGCATGGCCCTGGACTTCGCGGGCCCCGTCGACGTCGACCACTGGCGCGAGGCCGCGGGGAACGCGGTGCGCAGGCGCGCCGAGGCCGCCGCCGAACCTCACCTGACCCCGGACGGCGTCACCCCGGGCCGTACGGTCACCGCTGCGGAGCTGGAGGGCCAGGTGACCGGCCTTCAGCGGTTGATCGGCCGCATCGCACGCTACGAGGCGCGGTTCCGCGCCGACGGCCTGCTGCCCGCGGGGGGCTTCGTCCGGAGCGTCGAAGCCTGGGACTACGGCCGGGCCTCCGGCATGGCCCGCTGGGGACTCGCCGCCCGTCTGTGCTCCCTGCAGGAGGCGGAGGCGGCCGTGGTCCAGGCCGGCCGTCTCGTGCAGCTCAACTACCGCTCGTGGGAGGACTTCTCGGCCGCCTACATCCTGGGCCGCTGCCTCCACTTCGACGAGGAGGAGTTCGGCGAGTGGTACGAGACGGTCCTTGCGACCCACCGTGCCCTGACCGCGGACCCGGCCAGCCCGTGGCGCACGCTTGACTGGAACTGA
- a CDS encoding tetratricopeptide repeat protein, whose product MLAELEDLIAGSEHLTGASRRMLLRARLFRAWVLIDEGRPAEAEAEVEAVLRTLTRTMYVTEVWELELSALVCMGDVLCALDRHKEAETIARAHLPRAEGHLAFGLQLLLLHSLSGQGRHQGALDESGRHHPASSPADSGAHELAAAVALKGLGRHDEARREAQRALTACERHLHPSHQRVRKIRALLALIAPA is encoded by the coding sequence GTGCTGGCTGAGCTCGAAGACCTCATCGCCGGCTCGGAGCACCTGACCGGCGCGAGCCGGCGGATGCTGCTGCGGGCCAGGCTGTTCCGTGCGTGGGTGCTGATCGACGAGGGCCGGCCCGCTGAGGCGGAGGCCGAGGTCGAGGCCGTTCTGCGGACGCTGACGCGGACCATGTACGTGACCGAGGTCTGGGAGCTGGAACTGAGTGCCCTGGTGTGCATGGGCGATGTCCTGTGCGCGCTGGACCGGCACAAGGAGGCGGAGACGATCGCCCGCGCGCATCTGCCGCGGGCCGAGGGGCACCTGGCGTTCGGTCTGCAGCTCCTGTTGCTTCACAGCCTGTCGGGCCAGGGGCGTCATCAGGGGGCACTGGACGAGTCCGGCAGGCACCACCCCGCGTCGTCTCCCGCCGACTCGGGAGCGCACGAGCTCGCCGCTGCCGTCGCCCTGAAGGGCCTGGGCCGCCACGACGAGGCGAGAAGAGAGGCCCAGCGGGCACTGACCGCATGCGAACGCCACCTCCACCCCAGCCACCAACGGGTGCGCAAGATCCGGGCACTGCTCGCGCTCATAGCCCCCGCCTGA
- a CDS encoding protein-glutamine gamma-glutamyltransferase — MYKRSGFLALTTVSIVLCTAGLAPTVSQAAGGAGDGNGSYADSNGLTADDVRLINALNEAGLDLGRPGKTPGGDLPSATESLRASTAAGDRVTPPAEPLDRMPDAYRAHGDRATTGISNYIRKWQQVYSHRDGRVQQMTEQQREQLSYGCVGVTWVNSGPYPTNKLAFASFDEEKHRNALENTSPRPGETRAEFEGRIAKQSFDETKGFNRARDVASVMNKALESSHDESAYLSNLKAELAKNDDALAAEDSRSNFYSALRNTPSFKDRNGGNHDPSKMKAVIYSKHFWSGQDPSSPSDKRKYGDPGAFRPNQNTGLVDMSKDRNSSRSPAKPGESYVNFDYGWFGDQKETNPDNTIWTHANHYHSPEGGMGPMQVYESKFRNWSSGYTDFDRGTYVITFIPKSWNTAPAKVKQGWP; from the coding sequence ATGTACAAACGTTCAGGGTTCCTCGCCCTCACCACGGTGAGCATCGTGCTGTGCACCGCAGGTCTCGCGCCGACCGTCAGTCAGGCAGCCGGGGGTGCCGGCGACGGGAACGGTTCCTATGCCGACAGCAACGGCCTGACAGCGGATGACGTCAGGCTCATCAACGCGCTGAACGAAGCGGGCCTGGACCTGGGCCGGCCGGGCAAAACCCCCGGCGGGGACCTGCCGAGCGCCACCGAGTCCCTCAGGGCCTCCACAGCGGCCGGCGACAGGGTCACGCCGCCTGCCGAGCCGCTGGACCGCATGCCCGACGCGTACCGGGCCCATGGAGACAGGGCCACTACCGGCATCAGCAACTACATACGCAAGTGGCAGCAGGTCTACAGCCATCGCGACGGACGAGTGCAGCAGATGACCGAACAGCAGCGGGAGCAGCTGTCCTACGGGTGCGTCGGCGTCACCTGGGTCAATTCAGGTCCTTATCCGACCAACAAACTGGCCTTTGCGTCCTTCGACGAGGAGAAGCACCGGAACGCTCTGGAGAACACCAGCCCGCGGCCGGGCGAGACGCGGGCGGAGTTCGAGGGGCGCATCGCCAAGCAGAGTTTTGACGAGACAAAGGGATTCAACCGGGCCCGGGATGTGGCATCCGTCATGAACAAGGCCCTGGAAAGCAGCCATGACGAGAGTGCCTACCTGAGCAACCTCAAGGCAGAGCTCGCGAAGAACGACGACGCTCTCGCCGCCGAAGACAGCCGTTCGAACTTCTACTCGGCCCTGAGGAACACCCCGTCGTTCAAGGACAGGAACGGGGGCAACCACGACCCGTCCAAGATGAAGGCGGTCATCTACTCGAAGCACTTCTGGAGCGGGCAGGACCCCTCGAGTCCCTCCGACAAGCGGAAGTACGGGGACCCCGGTGCCTTCCGCCCCAACCAGAACACAGGCCTCGTAGACATGTCGAAGGACAGGAACAGCTCACGCAGCCCCGCCAAGCCCGGCGAAAGCTATGTCAACTTCGACTACGGCTGGTTCGGGGACCAAAAAGAAACAAACCCTGACAACACCATATGGACCCACGCCAACCACTACCACTCGCCCGAAGGTGGTATGGGGCCCATGCAGGTATATGAGAGCAAGTTCCGCAACTGGTCCTCCGGATACACGGACTTCGACCGCGGAACCTACGTCATCACCTTCATACCCAAGAGCTGGAACACCGCGCCCGCCAAAGTGAAGCAGGGCTGGCCGTAA
- a CDS encoding LppU/SCO3897 family protein yields MATPPAPQSPEQPAAPGPFDAPVAPSEPAKKKSGLGKKILGVAVAIAVALFWRLGLPHLTGDAPVHAEAGDCVVVTGPENDPKVESKGCTEKVADLYKVVKVVDNTFDLDKCEGVAEVALAQQLETDKFVLCMEPVKN; encoded by the coding sequence ATGGCCACGCCTCCCGCGCCGCAGTCCCCTGAGCAGCCCGCCGCTCCCGGCCCGTTCGACGCCCCCGTCGCGCCGTCCGAGCCCGCGAAGAAGAAGAGCGGCCTGGGGAAGAAGATCCTCGGCGTCGCCGTGGCGATCGCGGTCGCACTGTTCTGGCGTCTGGGCCTTCCCCATCTGACAGGCGATGCCCCGGTGCACGCGGAGGCCGGGGACTGCGTCGTCGTCACCGGCCCGGAGAACGACCCCAAGGTCGAGAGCAAGGGCTGCACGGAGAAGGTGGCCGACCTCTACAAGGTCGTCAAGGTCGTCGACAACACCTTCGACCTCGACAAGTGCGAGGGCGTGGCCGAGGTCGCTCTCGCGCAGCAGCTCGAGACGGACAAGTTCGTCCTCTGCATGGAGCCCGTCAAGAACTGA